Proteins encoded in a region of the Solanum dulcamara chromosome 9, daSolDulc1.2, whole genome shotgun sequence genome:
- the LOC129903820 gene encoding proline-rich extensin-like protein EPR1, translating into MKNSFNKPFCVSLLFLAFFFSLVGGDVSKKCKEGTKSGYICSGVSNKVVADNNFATSLMRQSTASSRVYRESVPVYAKPTYVYTPSQPLLSIYGTSSSPQRKPPKVPKHTYPAYTTSQKVSYVNYPQPKVYRRSLLKLLPSAGYDQPPTISSPPIQTPPIYQPPPSSPTPVYKPPPSPPPTPVYKPPPSPPPPPPSPPPTPVYKPPPSPPPPPPSPPPTPVYKPSPSPPPTPPSPPPTPVYKPPPSPPPTPPSPPPTPVYKPPPSPPPTPVYKPPLSPPPPPPSPPPTPVYKPPSSPPPPPPSPPPTPPSPPPTPVYKPPPSPPPTPPSPPPTPVYKPPPSPPPTPPSPPPTPVYKPLPSPPPTPPTTPVYKPPPSPPPTPPSPPPTPVYKPPLSPPPSPPSPPPPPPSPPPTPVYKPPPSPPPPPPSPPPTPPSLPPTPVYKPSPSPPPTPPSPPPTPVYKPPPSPPPTPPSPPPTPVYKPPLSPPPPSPSPPPTPVYKPPPSPPPPPPSPPPTPPSPPPTPVYKPPPSPPPTPPSPPPTPVYKPPPSPSPTPPSPPPTPVYKPPLSPPPPPPSPPPPPPSPPPTPVYKPPPSPPPPPPSPPPTPPSPPPTPVYKPPPSPPPTPPSPPPTPVYKPPPSPPPTPPSPPPTPVYKPPPSPPPTPVYKPPPSPPPTPPSPPPTPPSPPPTPVYKPPLSPPPPPPSPPPTPVYKPPPSPPPPPPSPPPNPPSPPPTPVYKPPPSPPPTPPSPPPAPVYKPPPSPPPPPPSPPPTPPSPPPTPVYKPPPSPPSPPPTPVYKPPPSPPPTPPSPPPTPVYKPPLSSPPPPPSPPPTPVYKPPPSPPPPPPSPPPTPPSPPPTPVYKPPPSPPPTPPSPPPTPVYKPPPSPPPTPPSPPSTPVYKPPLSPPPPPPSPPPPPPSPPPTPVYKPPPSPSPPPPSPSPTPVYKPTPSPPPPGYGSPSRFG; encoded by the coding sequence ATGAAAAACTCATTTAACAAGCCATTTTGTGTTTCACTACTTTTTCTTGCgttctttttctctcttgttgGTGGAGATGTTTCCAAGAAATGCAAGGAGGGAACAAAATCCGGTTACATTTGTTCTGGTGTTAGCAATAAGGTTGTTGCGGACAACAATTTTGCTACATCACTTATGCGACAATCAACCGCGAGTTCGCGAGTATACAGAGAATCAGTTCCAGTGTATGCTAAGCCTACATATGTATATACACCTTCACAACCTTTATTGTCCATCTATGGAACTTCATCAAGTCCACAGAGAAAACCTCCTAAGGTACCTAAACATACTTATCCAGCATATACGACCTCTCAGAAGGTGTCTTATGTAAATTATCCTCAACCAAAGGTCTATAGGAGATCACTATTGAAGCTGCTACCAAGTGCAGGTTATGACCAACCTCCTACTATATCTTCACCACCTATTCAAACACCTCCTATTTACCAGCCACCACCATCATCACCCACTCCTGTCTACAAACCTCCACCAAGCCCACCACCAACTCCTGTCTACAAACCTCCACCAAGTCCACCGCCTCCTCCACCAAGCCCACCACCAACTCCTGTCTACAAACCTCCACCAAGTCCACCGCCTCCTCCACCAAGCCCTCCGCCTACTCCTGTTTACAAGCCTTCACCAAGCCCACCGCCTACTCCACCAAGTCCACCACCCACTCCTGTCTACAAACCTCCACCAAGTCCACCGCCTACTCCACCAAGCCCACCACCAACTCCTGTCTACAAACCTCCACCAAGCCCTCCGCCCACTCCTGTCTACAAACCTCCACTAAGTCCACCGCCTCCTCCACCAAGCCCACCACCAACTCCTGTCTACAAACCTCCATCAAGTCCACCGCCTCCTCCACCAAGCCCTCCGCCTACTCCACCAAGTCCACCACCCACTCCTGTCTACAAACCTCCACCAAGTCCACCGCCTACTCCACCAAGCCCACCACCAACTCCTGTGTACAAACCTCCACCAAGCCCTCCGCCTACTCCACCAAGCCCACCACCCACTcctgtctacaaacctctaccAAGTCCACCGCCTACTCCACCAACAACTCCTGTCTACAAACCTCCACCAAGCCCTCCGCCTACTCCACCAAGCCCACCGCCCACTCCTGTCTACAAACCTCCACTAAGTCCACCACCTTCTCCACCAAGCCCTCCGCCTCCTCCACCAAGCCCACCACCAACTCCTGTCTACAAACCTCCACCAAGTCCACCGCCTCCTCCTCCAAGCCCTCCGCCTACTCCACCAAGCCTACCACCCACTCCTGTCTACAAACCTTCACCAAGTCCACCGCCTACTCCACCAAGCCCACCACCAACTCCTGTGTACAAACCTCCACCAAGCCCTCCGCCTACTCCACCAAGCCCACCGCCCACTCCTGTCTACAAACCTCCACTAAGTCCACCGCCTCCTTCACCAAGCCCACCACCAACTCCTGTCTACAAACCTCCACCAAGTCCACCGCCTCCTCCTCCAAGCCCTCCGCCTACTCCACCAAGTCCACCACCTACTCCTGTCTACAAACCTCCACCAAGTCCACCGCCTACTCCACCAAGCCCACCACCAACTCCTGTCTACAAACCTCCACCAAGCCCTTCGCCTACTCCACCAAGCCCACCGCCCACTCCTGTCTATAAACCTCCACTAAGTCCACCACCTCCTCCACCAAGCCCTCCGCCTCCTCCACCAAGCCCACCACCAACTCCTGTCTACAAACCTCCACCAAGTCCACCACCTCCTCCACCAAGCCCTCCGCCTACTCCACCAAGTCCACCACCCACTCCTGTCTACAAACCTCCACCAAGTCCACCGCCTACTCCACCAAGCCCACCACCAACTCCTGTGTACAAACCTCCACCAAGCCCTCCGCCTACTCCACCAAGTCCACCACCCACTCCTGTCTACAAACCTCCACCAAGCCCACCACCAACTCCTGTGTACAAACCTCCACCAAGCCCTCCGCCTACTCCACCAAGCCCTCCGCCTACTCCACCAAGCCCACCGCCCACTCCTGTCTACAAACCTCCACTAAGTCCACCGCCTCCTCCACCAAGCCCACCACCAACTCCTGTCTACAAACCTCCACCAAGTCCACCACCTCCTCCACCAAGCCCTCCGCCTAATCCACCAAGCCCACCACCCACTCCTGTCTACAAACCTCCACCAAGTCCACCGCCTACTCCACCAAGCCCACCACCCGCTCCTGTCTACAAACCTCCACCAAGTCCACCGCCTCCTCCTCCAAGCCCTCCGCCTACTCCACCAAGTCCACCACCCACTCCTGTCTACAAACCTCCACCAAGTCCACCAAGCCCACCGCCCACTCCTGTCTACAAACCTCCACCAAGCCCTCCGCCTACTCCACCAAGCCCACCGCCCACTCCTGTCTACAAACCTCCACTAAGTTCACCACCTCCTCCACCAAGCCCACCACCAACTCCTGTCTACAAACCTCCACCAAGTCCACCACCTCCTCCACCAAGCCCTCCGCCTACTCCACCAAGCCCACCACCCACTCCTGTCTACAAACCTCCACCAAGTCCACCGCCTACTCCACCAAGCCCACCACCAACTCCTGTCTACAAACCTCCTCCAAGCCCTCCGCCTACTCCACCAAGCCCACCGTCTACTCCTGTCTACAAACCTCCACTAAGTCCACCGCCTCCTCCACCAAGCCCCCCGCCTCCTCCACCAAGTCCACCACCAACTCCTGTTTACAAACCTCCACCAAGTCCATCGCCTCCACCACCAAGCCCATCACCCACTCCTGTCTACAAACCTACACCAAGTCCACCCCCACCAGGGTATGGAAGTCCTTCACGTTTTGGTTAA
- the LOC129903010 gene encoding NAC domain-containing protein 90 yields MEEKKIISPGFRFYPTEEELISFYLHKKLEGKRPELDRVIPVVTIYDLDPWQLPNFPGELCMGDTEQWFFFVPRQEREARGGRPCRTTTSGYWKATGSPSYVYSADSKVIGVKKSMVFYKGKAPTGKKTKWKMNEYRAIEEEINSNSSTSSIPKLRHEMSLCRVYVISGSFRAFDRRPVAPMITREPSKSTINQGGICMENVTKMEALSSHDESLAMEEQDCLNLHNDQIPIISEAININSHNNKRVKSDLHDHETLSVWEQFSWM; encoded by the exons ATGGAAGAGAAGAAAATTATTTCACCAGGATTTAGATTTTATCCAACAGAAGAAGAgttaatatctttttatttacataaaaagcTTGAAGGAAAAAGGCCAGAGCTTGATAGAGTAATTCCAGTGGTTACTATTTATGATCTTGATCCTTGGCAACTTCCAA ATTTTCCTGGGGAATTGTGCATGGGAGACACAGAGCAATGGTTTTTCTTTGTTCCAAGACAAGAAAGAGAAGCTAGAGGAGGAAGACCTTGTAGGACAACAACTTCTGGTTATTGGAAAGCAACTGGTTCTCCAAGTTATGTTTATTCAGCAGATAGTAAAGTTATTGGAGTTAAaaaaagtatggtattttataaaGGAAAAGCACCAACTGGGAAAAAAACTAAGTGGAAAATGAATGAATACAGagctattgaagaagaaattaatTCAAACTCTTCAACTTCTTCTATTCCAAAG TTGAGGCATGAAATGAGTTTATGTCGAGTTTATGTCATATCTGGAAGTTTTCGAGCATTCGATCGGAGACCAGTTGCACCAATGATAACAAGGGAACCATCAAAATCAACTATAAATCAAGGAGGAATTTGTATGGAAAATGTTACTAAAATGGAGGCATTAAGTTCCCATGATGAAAGCTTGGCTATGGAAGAACAAGATTGTCTTAATCTTCATAATGATCAAATCCCTATTATTAGTGAAGCTATTAACATCAACTCACACAACAACAAGAGGGTTAAAAGTGATCTTCATGATCACGAGACTCTTAGTGTTTGGGAACAATTTAGTTGGATGTGA